The following coding sequences lie in one Chiroxiphia lanceolata isolate bChiLan1 chromosome 19, bChiLan1.pri, whole genome shotgun sequence genomic window:
- the CASKIN2 gene encoding caskin-2 isoform X2: MRTGSRHCTTQPWAAAWTSSPCSWKHRPLWTSRTAMGRVEPVRVLLRAAASVNMASLDGQIPLHLSAQYGHYEVSEMLLQHQSNPCLINKAKKTPLDLACEFGRLKVAQLLLNSHLCVALLEGQSKDSTDPNYTTPLHLAAKNGHKEIIRQLLKAGIEINKQTKTGTALHEAALYGKTEVVRLLLEGGVDVNIRNTYNQTALDIVNQFTTSHASKDIKQLLREASGILKVRALKDFWNLHDPTALNVRAGDVITVLEQHPDGRWKGHIHDAQKGTDRVGYFPPSIAEVISKRTGMVVPRVAPAHQRQGPPGALPAPPGGLQHLPDECPHQAAPSGHLTLTRTAPGPDSSAGDRNSVGSEGSIGSIRSAGSGQSTEGTNGQSTSILIENARPLPSSSDDLQQHLLGSEPRNGQLTTTAGSQSLETPGSCPPGDRVFSHQFLRPEQLLEGKDAEAIYNWLREFQLESYTANFLNAGYDVPTISRMTPEDLTAIGVTKPGHRKKISTEIGQLSIAEWLPNYIPADLMDWLSAIGLPQYHKKLVNNGYDSITIVTDLTWEDLQEIGINKLGHQKKIMLAVKKLRDLRKSLNQAEATLARRKVPGSLDIVTIESLENGECQSPHTPKMTTFQDSELSYELQTAMSNSCHETLGIKSSQGMSRSQESIGVRSRGSGHSQDNVLSRRLSSPSQESLGSGESSSSSGQSCAPPRSKESPASLPGRPSPEPYGMLVSPEGLNGFANGGGGSPLKERNLPEGTDQYTRPAAQKGARTPAVTPCTPPQTPSKGTAPYVFMYPHISLKSPTVPSLLGAEQPKALAQPYPSISPGQKSSLQTSAQKGFSYLHSQCGPTEPPTASPTGGEQHNGGEGFKHKKRSHSLNRYALSDGEHEEEEGAPTSTLGSYATLTRRPGRSQMPRACLQVDAKVTRSQSFAIRAKRKGPPPPPPKRLSSVSSALAAEADSEQPPSPEQQPTAPQDVVDAGATPSDTGRGRTVKSLAAALEGTPGASPPKPLLAPKPLHLTQDCLPRADVGDESYAGSDTSSATLSDGSRDPFESSKPRRRTLSEPSGPMTEVAAQGEREDACSDTEEEAKPGVSSSSSQNSSSECIPFAEEGNLTIKQRPKPTGHPKADTAVLDTEPGSQPAEPPCSAGKEPAAPAVTKEPPVLEFNLTESDTVKRRPRFREREPLQAVLKAFSMAGQAEPGGTPTPQYAQAQAVSIAGPATPAQAPRAGLAGDAFDDDSVEFRIAEIEKSILSLEKGMKKAPSPTKAPSPTELVGTAVVRTPTADVPTKHTSVASTKLVFSGPKTIYQQVLQPSRHTVAPWAATEAVPDVIGSLPGPSSLTLDTGSKVLAKPLAAAPGATLAQQRLEQTNSTLAATLQAAEKKITVEEAESHPGTVHSAKNILEDISNMFDDLADQLDAMLD, from the exons ATGCGGACGG GTTCTCGGCACTGCACCACGCAGCCCTGGGCGGCAGCCTGGACCtcatctccctgctcctggaagcACAGGCCACTGTGGACATCAAGGACAGCAATG GGCCGCGTGGAGCCCGTGCGGGTGCTGCtccgcgccgccgcctccgTCAACATGGCCTCGCTGGACGGGCAGATCCCGCTGCACCTCTCGGCACAGTACGGCCACTACGAGGTG TCGGAgatgctgctccagcaccagtCCAACCCCTGCCTCATCAACAAGGCGAAGAAAACCCCGCTGGACCTGGCCTGCGAGTTTGGGCGGCTGaag GtggcccagctgctgctgaacagcCATCTGTGTGTCGCCCTCCTGGAGGGACAGTCCAAGGATTCCACTGACCCCAACTACACCACCCCACTGCACCTGGCAGCCAAGAATGGGCACAAGGAGATCATCAG GCAGCTGCTGAAGGCTGGGATCGAGATCAACAAGCAGACGAAGacgggcacagccctgcacgAGGCCGCACTCTACGGCAAAACAGAGGTGGTgcggctgctgctggag GGTGGTGTTGACGTGAACATCAGGAACACCTACAACCAGACAGCACTGGACATCGTCAACCAGTTCACCACCTCACACGCCAGCAAGGACATCAAGCAGCTTCTGAGAG AGGCATCAGGAATCCTGAAGGTCCGAGCTTTGAAGGATTTTTGGAACCTCCATGACCCGACTGCTCTCAACGTCCGAGCAGGAGACGTCATTACG GTCCTGGAGCAGCATCCAGACGGGCGATGGAAGGGGCACATCCACGACGCCCAGAAAGGCACCGACCGTGTTGGATACTTCCCCCCCTCCATCGCTGAGGTCATCAGCAAGCGAACAG GCATGGTTGTCCCCCGTGTGGCACCCGCACACCAGCGCCAGGGTCCCCCCGGggccctcccagcaccccccggtgggctgcagcacctccctgACGAGTGTCCTCACCAGGCAGCCCCAAGTGGCCACCTCACCCTAACCCGGACGGCCCCGGGCCCTGACAGCTCAG CAGGAGACAGGAACAGCGTGGGCAGCGAGGGCAGCATCGGCAGCATCCGCAGCGCCGGCAGCGGCCAGAGCACCGAGGGCACCAACGGGCAGAGCACCAGCATCCTCATCGAGAATGCCAGG cctctgcccTCCTCCAGCGACGACCTCCAGCAACACCTTTTGGGATCAGAGCCACGCAATGGGCAGTTGACAACCACAGCAG GGTCACAGAGCCTAGAGACCCCAGGCAGCTGCCCCCCTGGAGACAGGGTCTTCTCCCACCAGTTCTTGCGTCCTGAGCAGCTCCTTGAGGGGAAG GACGCAGAAGCGATTTACAACTGGTTGCGTGAGTTCCAGCTGGAGTCATACACTGCCAACTTCCTCAACGCCGGCTACGACGTGCCCACCATCAGCCGCATGACCCCGGAG GATCTGACAGCCATCGGCGTGACCAAGCCAGGCCACAGGAAAAAGATCTCCACGGAGATCGGGCAGCTGAGCATCGCCGAGTGGCTGCCCAACTACATCCCG GCTGACCTGATGGACTGGCTCAGTGCCATCGGGTTGCCCCAGTACCACAAAAAGCTGGTGAACAATGGCTATGACTCCATCACCATCGTGACGGACCTGACGTGGGAGGATCTGCAAGAGATCGGCATCAACAAGCTGG GCCACCAGAAAAAGATCATGTTGGCCGTCAAGAAGCTCAGAGACCTCCGCAAAAGCCTCAACCAAGCAGAAGCAACTCTGGCGAGACGGAAAGTCCCCGGTTCCCTGGACATTGTCACCATCGAGTCACTGGAGAACGGGGAGTGCCAGTCCCCACATACCCCCAAAATGACGACCTTCCAGGACAGCGAGCTCAGCTACGAGCTCCAGACGGCCATGTCCAACAGCTGCCATGAGACACTCGGCATCaagagcagccagggaatgtCACGGAGCCAGGAGAGCATCGGGGTGCGGTCCCGGGGCTCGGGGCACTCGCAGGACAATGTGCTGTCCCGGCgcctctccagcccctcacaggAGAGCCTGGGCAGcggggagagcagcagcagcagtgggcagTCCTGTGCACCACCCCGCAGCAAGGAGAGCCCGGCCAGCCTGCCGGGACGGCCCAGTCCCGAGCCCTACGGGATGCTCGTGTCCCCCGAAGGGCTGAACGGCTTTGCCAACGGCGGCGGAGGCAGCCCTCTCAAGGAGAGGAACCTGCCCGAAGGCACGGATCAGTACACCCGGCCCGCGGCTCAGAAAGGAGCCAGGACTCCAGCAGTCACCCCCTGTACTCCTCCCCAGACCCCCAGCAAGGGAACGGCCCCGTACGTCTTCATGTACCCACACATCTCCTTGAAATCCCCGACGGTCCCATCCCTCCTGGGAGCGGAGCAGCccaaggccctggcacagccgtACCCCTCCATCTCCCCCGGGCAGAAGAGCAGCCTGCAGACATCAGCCCAAAAAGGCTTCTCCTACCTGCACAGCCAGTGTGGCCCCACGGAGCCGCCCACCGCATCCCCCACGGGCGGGGAGCAGCACAACGGGGGCGAAGGCTTCAAGCACAAGAAGCGCTCACACAGCCTGAACCGCTATGCGCTGTCGGACGGGGAgcacgaggaggaggagggggctcCCACCAGCACCCTGGGCTCCTATGCCACGCTGACACGGCGGCCGGGCCGCAGCCAAATGCCACGGGCCTGTCTGCAGGTGGATGCCAAGGTGACCCGCAGCCAGTCCTTCGCCATCCGCGCCAAGCGCAAGGGccctccgccgccgcctcccAAGCGCCTCAGCTCCGTCTCCAGCGCCCTTGCTGCCGAGGCAGACAGtgagcagccccccagccctgagcagcagcccacagccccccaggatGTGGTTGATGCAGGTGCCACCCCCAGTGACACTGGCCGTGGCAGGACAGTGAAGAGCCTGGCAGCTGCGCTGGAGGGAACACCGGGGGCGAGTCCACCCAAGCCCCTCCTCGCCCCAAAACCACTGCACCTGACTCAGGACTGTCTCCCCCGGGCAGATGTGGGTGATGAGTCCTACGCTGGCAGTGACACCAGCAGTGCCACACTTTCTGATGGCAGCAGGGACCCTTTTGAGAGCAGCAAGCCACGGAGACGGACACTGAGCGAGCCCAGCGGTCCCATGACAGAGGTGGCTGCGCAGGGCGAGCGGGAGGACGCCTGCTCGGACACGGAGGAGGAGGCCAAGCCAGGGgtctcctcctcatcctcccagAACAGCTCCAGTGAGTGTATCCCCTTCGCAGAAGAAGGCAACTTAACCATTAAACAGCGGCCGAAGCCCACTGGGCATCCCAAGGCCGACACAGCCGTGCTGGACACAGAGCCTGGTTCCCAGCCAGCAGagcccccctgctctgctgggaaggagcCGGCAGCTCCCGCTGTCACCAAGGAGCCGCCCGTGCTGGAGTTCAACCTCACCGAGTCGGACACGGTGAAGCGCCGGCCGCGGTTCAGGGAGCGGGAGCCGCTGCAGGCGGTGCTGAAGGCGTTCAGCATGGCCGGGCAGGCTGAGCCGGGGGGCACCCCCACACCCCAGTATGCCCAGGCACAGGCAGTGAGCATCGCAGGCCCTGCCACACCAGCGCAGGCACCacgggctgggctggctggggatGCCTTTGACGATGACAGCGTGGAGTTCAGGATTGCCGAGATAGAGAAAAGTATCTTGTCGCTGGAGAAAGGGATGAAGAAGGCACCGAGCCCCACcaaagcccccagccccacggaGCTGGTCGGCACGGCCGTGGTGAGGACACCCACTGCAG ATGTCCCCACCAAGCACACCTCTGTGGCATCCACCAAGCTTGTCTTCTCTGGGCCCAAGACCATCTACCAGCAGGTCCTGCAGCCCTCCCGCCACACTGttgctccctgggcagccacagAGGCGGTGCCGGATGTGATCGGGTCCCTGCCTGGTCCCAGCTCACTGACACTGGACACAGGCAGCAAGGTGTTGGCAAAGCCTTTGGCAGCTGCCCCGGGGGCCACCCTGGCCCAGCAGCGGCTGGAACAGACCAACTCCACGCTGGCAGCCACCCTGCAGGCAGCTGAGAAGAAGATCACagtggaggaggcagagag ccACCCTGGGACTGTGCACTCGGCCAAGAACATCCTAGAAGACATCAGCAACATGTTCGACGACCTGGCCGACCAGCTGGACGCGATGCTGGACTGA
- the CASKIN2 gene encoding caskin-2 isoform X1: protein MGREQELIQAVKNGDVPGVQKLVAKIKASKSKLLGSAKRLNVNYQDADGFSALHHAALGGSLDLISLLLEAQATVDIKDSNGMRPLHYAAWQGRVEPVRVLLRAAASVNMASLDGQIPLHLSAQYGHYEVSEMLLQHQSNPCLINKAKKTPLDLACEFGRLKVAQLLLNSHLCVALLEGQSKDSTDPNYTTPLHLAAKNGHKEIIRQLLKAGIEINKQTKTGTALHEAALYGKTEVVRLLLEGGVDVNIRNTYNQTALDIVNQFTTSHASKDIKQLLREASGILKVRALKDFWNLHDPTALNVRAGDVITVLEQHPDGRWKGHIHDAQKGTDRVGYFPPSIAEVISKRTGMVVPRVAPAHQRQGPPGALPAPPGGLQHLPDECPHQAAPSGHLTLTRTAPGPDSSAGDRNSVGSEGSIGSIRSAGSGQSTEGTNGQSTSILIENARPLPSSSDDLQQHLLGSEPRNGQLTTTAGSQSLETPGSCPPGDRVFSHQFLRPEQLLEGKDAEAIYNWLREFQLESYTANFLNAGYDVPTISRMTPEDLTAIGVTKPGHRKKISTEIGQLSIAEWLPNYIPADLMDWLSAIGLPQYHKKLVNNGYDSITIVTDLTWEDLQEIGINKLGHQKKIMLAVKKLRDLRKSLNQAEATLARRKVPGSLDIVTIESLENGECQSPHTPKMTTFQDSELSYELQTAMSNSCHETLGIKSSQGMSRSQESIGVRSRGSGHSQDNVLSRRLSSPSQESLGSGESSSSSGQSCAPPRSKESPASLPGRPSPEPYGMLVSPEGLNGFANGGGGSPLKERNLPEGTDQYTRPAAQKGARTPAVTPCTPPQTPSKGTAPYVFMYPHISLKSPTVPSLLGAEQPKALAQPYPSISPGQKSSLQTSAQKGFSYLHSQCGPTEPPTASPTGGEQHNGGEGFKHKKRSHSLNRYALSDGEHEEEEGAPTSTLGSYATLTRRPGRSQMPRACLQVDAKVTRSQSFAIRAKRKGPPPPPPKRLSSVSSALAAEADSEQPPSPEQQPTAPQDVVDAGATPSDTGRGRTVKSLAAALEGTPGASPPKPLLAPKPLHLTQDCLPRADVGDESYAGSDTSSATLSDGSRDPFESSKPRRRTLSEPSGPMTEVAAQGEREDACSDTEEEAKPGVSSSSSQNSSSECIPFAEEGNLTIKQRPKPTGHPKADTAVLDTEPGSQPAEPPCSAGKEPAAPAVTKEPPVLEFNLTESDTVKRRPRFREREPLQAVLKAFSMAGQAEPGGTPTPQYAQAQAVSIAGPATPAQAPRAGLAGDAFDDDSVEFRIAEIEKSILSLEKGMKKAPSPTKAPSPTELVGTAVVRTPTADVPTKHTSVASTKLVFSGPKTIYQQVLQPSRHTVAPWAATEAVPDVIGSLPGPSSLTLDTGSKVLAKPLAAAPGATLAQQRLEQTNSTLAATLQAAEKKITVEEAESHPGTVHSAKNILEDISNMFDDLADQLDAMLD, encoded by the exons agctcctgggaTCTGCCAAGCGCCTGAACGTGAACTACCAGGATGCGGACGG GTTCTCGGCACTGCACCACGCAGCCCTGGGCGGCAGCCTGGACCtcatctccctgctcctggaagcACAGGCCACTGTGGACATCAAGGACAGCAATG GGATGCGGCCCCTGCACTACGCGGCGTGGCAGGGCCGCGTGGAGCCCGTGCGGGTGCTGCtccgcgccgccgcctccgTCAACATGGCCTCGCTGGACGGGCAGATCCCGCTGCACCTCTCGGCACAGTACGGCCACTACGAGGTG TCGGAgatgctgctccagcaccagtCCAACCCCTGCCTCATCAACAAGGCGAAGAAAACCCCGCTGGACCTGGCCTGCGAGTTTGGGCGGCTGaag GtggcccagctgctgctgaacagcCATCTGTGTGTCGCCCTCCTGGAGGGACAGTCCAAGGATTCCACTGACCCCAACTACACCACCCCACTGCACCTGGCAGCCAAGAATGGGCACAAGGAGATCATCAG GCAGCTGCTGAAGGCTGGGATCGAGATCAACAAGCAGACGAAGacgggcacagccctgcacgAGGCCGCACTCTACGGCAAAACAGAGGTGGTgcggctgctgctggag GGTGGTGTTGACGTGAACATCAGGAACACCTACAACCAGACAGCACTGGACATCGTCAACCAGTTCACCACCTCACACGCCAGCAAGGACATCAAGCAGCTTCTGAGAG AGGCATCAGGAATCCTGAAGGTCCGAGCTTTGAAGGATTTTTGGAACCTCCATGACCCGACTGCTCTCAACGTCCGAGCAGGAGACGTCATTACG GTCCTGGAGCAGCATCCAGACGGGCGATGGAAGGGGCACATCCACGACGCCCAGAAAGGCACCGACCGTGTTGGATACTTCCCCCCCTCCATCGCTGAGGTCATCAGCAAGCGAACAG GCATGGTTGTCCCCCGTGTGGCACCCGCACACCAGCGCCAGGGTCCCCCCGGggccctcccagcaccccccggtgggctgcagcacctccctgACGAGTGTCCTCACCAGGCAGCCCCAAGTGGCCACCTCACCCTAACCCGGACGGCCCCGGGCCCTGACAGCTCAG CAGGAGACAGGAACAGCGTGGGCAGCGAGGGCAGCATCGGCAGCATCCGCAGCGCCGGCAGCGGCCAGAGCACCGAGGGCACCAACGGGCAGAGCACCAGCATCCTCATCGAGAATGCCAGG cctctgcccTCCTCCAGCGACGACCTCCAGCAACACCTTTTGGGATCAGAGCCACGCAATGGGCAGTTGACAACCACAGCAG GGTCACAGAGCCTAGAGACCCCAGGCAGCTGCCCCCCTGGAGACAGGGTCTTCTCCCACCAGTTCTTGCGTCCTGAGCAGCTCCTTGAGGGGAAG GACGCAGAAGCGATTTACAACTGGTTGCGTGAGTTCCAGCTGGAGTCATACACTGCCAACTTCCTCAACGCCGGCTACGACGTGCCCACCATCAGCCGCATGACCCCGGAG GATCTGACAGCCATCGGCGTGACCAAGCCAGGCCACAGGAAAAAGATCTCCACGGAGATCGGGCAGCTGAGCATCGCCGAGTGGCTGCCCAACTACATCCCG GCTGACCTGATGGACTGGCTCAGTGCCATCGGGTTGCCCCAGTACCACAAAAAGCTGGTGAACAATGGCTATGACTCCATCACCATCGTGACGGACCTGACGTGGGAGGATCTGCAAGAGATCGGCATCAACAAGCTGG GCCACCAGAAAAAGATCATGTTGGCCGTCAAGAAGCTCAGAGACCTCCGCAAAAGCCTCAACCAAGCAGAAGCAACTCTGGCGAGACGGAAAGTCCCCGGTTCCCTGGACATTGTCACCATCGAGTCACTGGAGAACGGGGAGTGCCAGTCCCCACATACCCCCAAAATGACGACCTTCCAGGACAGCGAGCTCAGCTACGAGCTCCAGACGGCCATGTCCAACAGCTGCCATGAGACACTCGGCATCaagagcagccagggaatgtCACGGAGCCAGGAGAGCATCGGGGTGCGGTCCCGGGGCTCGGGGCACTCGCAGGACAATGTGCTGTCCCGGCgcctctccagcccctcacaggAGAGCCTGGGCAGcggggagagcagcagcagcagtgggcagTCCTGTGCACCACCCCGCAGCAAGGAGAGCCCGGCCAGCCTGCCGGGACGGCCCAGTCCCGAGCCCTACGGGATGCTCGTGTCCCCCGAAGGGCTGAACGGCTTTGCCAACGGCGGCGGAGGCAGCCCTCTCAAGGAGAGGAACCTGCCCGAAGGCACGGATCAGTACACCCGGCCCGCGGCTCAGAAAGGAGCCAGGACTCCAGCAGTCACCCCCTGTACTCCTCCCCAGACCCCCAGCAAGGGAACGGCCCCGTACGTCTTCATGTACCCACACATCTCCTTGAAATCCCCGACGGTCCCATCCCTCCTGGGAGCGGAGCAGCccaaggccctggcacagccgtACCCCTCCATCTCCCCCGGGCAGAAGAGCAGCCTGCAGACATCAGCCCAAAAAGGCTTCTCCTACCTGCACAGCCAGTGTGGCCCCACGGAGCCGCCCACCGCATCCCCCACGGGCGGGGAGCAGCACAACGGGGGCGAAGGCTTCAAGCACAAGAAGCGCTCACACAGCCTGAACCGCTATGCGCTGTCGGACGGGGAgcacgaggaggaggagggggctcCCACCAGCACCCTGGGCTCCTATGCCACGCTGACACGGCGGCCGGGCCGCAGCCAAATGCCACGGGCCTGTCTGCAGGTGGATGCCAAGGTGACCCGCAGCCAGTCCTTCGCCATCCGCGCCAAGCGCAAGGGccctccgccgccgcctcccAAGCGCCTCAGCTCCGTCTCCAGCGCCCTTGCTGCCGAGGCAGACAGtgagcagccccccagccctgagcagcagcccacagccccccaggatGTGGTTGATGCAGGTGCCACCCCCAGTGACACTGGCCGTGGCAGGACAGTGAAGAGCCTGGCAGCTGCGCTGGAGGGAACACCGGGGGCGAGTCCACCCAAGCCCCTCCTCGCCCCAAAACCACTGCACCTGACTCAGGACTGTCTCCCCCGGGCAGATGTGGGTGATGAGTCCTACGCTGGCAGTGACACCAGCAGTGCCACACTTTCTGATGGCAGCAGGGACCCTTTTGAGAGCAGCAAGCCACGGAGACGGACACTGAGCGAGCCCAGCGGTCCCATGACAGAGGTGGCTGCGCAGGGCGAGCGGGAGGACGCCTGCTCGGACACGGAGGAGGAGGCCAAGCCAGGGgtctcctcctcatcctcccagAACAGCTCCAGTGAGTGTATCCCCTTCGCAGAAGAAGGCAACTTAACCATTAAACAGCGGCCGAAGCCCACTGGGCATCCCAAGGCCGACACAGCCGTGCTGGACACAGAGCCTGGTTCCCAGCCAGCAGagcccccctgctctgctgggaaggagcCGGCAGCTCCCGCTGTCACCAAGGAGCCGCCCGTGCTGGAGTTCAACCTCACCGAGTCGGACACGGTGAAGCGCCGGCCGCGGTTCAGGGAGCGGGAGCCGCTGCAGGCGGTGCTGAAGGCGTTCAGCATGGCCGGGCAGGCTGAGCCGGGGGGCACCCCCACACCCCAGTATGCCCAGGCACAGGCAGTGAGCATCGCAGGCCCTGCCACACCAGCGCAGGCACCacgggctgggctggctggggatGCCTTTGACGATGACAGCGTGGAGTTCAGGATTGCCGAGATAGAGAAAAGTATCTTGTCGCTGGAGAAAGGGATGAAGAAGGCACCGAGCCCCACcaaagcccccagccccacggaGCTGGTCGGCACGGCCGTGGTGAGGACACCCACTGCAG ATGTCCCCACCAAGCACACCTCTGTGGCATCCACCAAGCTTGTCTTCTCTGGGCCCAAGACCATCTACCAGCAGGTCCTGCAGCCCTCCCGCCACACTGttgctccctgggcagccacagAGGCGGTGCCGGATGTGATCGGGTCCCTGCCTGGTCCCAGCTCACTGACACTGGACACAGGCAGCAAGGTGTTGGCAAAGCCTTTGGCAGCTGCCCCGGGGGCCACCCTGGCCCAGCAGCGGCTGGAACAGACCAACTCCACGCTGGCAGCCACCCTGCAGGCAGCTGAGAAGAAGATCACagtggaggaggcagagag ccACCCTGGGACTGTGCACTCGGCCAAGAACATCCTAGAAGACATCAGCAACATGTTCGACGACCTGGCCGACCAGCTGGACGCGATGCTGGACTGA